In bacterium, the DNA window AGCAGTAGACAAAGTGGCCGAAGAACAAATTTCTGTTTCTGGTACACAAGCACCTGTTCCTAACTTAGTCCCAGCTCAAGTTATCCCAGTAGCTTCAGGTTCAGAAGTAGAAGCTTCGGTTCAGCAAGCTGCTTCCAATTCAGAAGCTAATTCAGGTGTAAGAGTTGTTGTAGAGGCGACGCTTACTCAAGACAGAGCTTCGGTTAAGAATGGCTTAGTTCCTCACAATGAATCGGTAGTTTTGACGATAAATATGCCAGCATTTGTTCCTGACGTAAACTCAGTTCAGAATTTACCAGTAGCTTCAGATTCAGAGGTAGAGGCTTCGGTTCAGCAACCAGTTCTTAATGCAGAAGCTGATCAAAATGCGCCAGCTCCAGCTGAGCAAGCAGCTCCATTGCAAGAACTCATTCAAAATTCAAGCGATGCTGAGCCTGTTGTAAATGCAGTTTCGGAGTCAGTGGCTTTGGCACCAGAAGAAGCAGTTAATCAAGATCTGACAGTAGCTCCAGTTCAAGAAATCAGTGTACCAGCTCAAACTCAAGCTGATCGTGATCTAGATCTTTCTTTCGCACGAACGCTACAGAATGAGGGGCCTCGTAGAAGTGAGCGCTTAAAAAAACGCATGACGAATGCTTGATTAATATTTTTAATCTATAATTATTAGGTCAAATAAGAGAGAGCCTGTCATTTTAAAATGACAGGCTCTCTCTTATTTTAACGTTATGCAAAATTTTTAGCGCCCAAAGATTGATTTAACTTTTGCTAAAAATTGATCAATATAATCGGTAGCTTGTTTGATATTGAGAATGGCAAGTCCATAATAAATAAGCAAAAATCCTGTTACAAAGCAAACGATCTGAAAGATCATTTTAAAGGCGAAAAATATCAGAACAACCCCGCCAATAACAGCAAGTAAGCCTTTAACAATTTCTAGATTTGGCATATTCATATTATCCATTATTACTTCCCTTTACATTTTTTAGTTAACATTCTACCAATCATTAATGACCGTTGCGTTACTATTTTATATCAGAAAATATTATATTTTGTACGCCGAGCATAGCAAGATTTGCTTTCATGAAGCAAGATTCTTGAAAAATCTATGGGGTAAGATGACTTTATATGAGGCAGTAAGAATAGGATTGGATATTATTCTTGATCGTCGTTGATATCGTAAAAATCTCGATGACGGTGTTTTTTGTTGGGTACTGATGACTCGCGAATAAGTCTGAGGCCAGACAGCAACAAATAAAATCCAAGTACGACAATGAGAAGCCGAATGATGCCAGCGGTAAGAAATGGCATAATAATAAACACACCAAGAAAAGTTAATATGAAACCAACGATAAATTGTGGTGCTCTAAGCATGGCCGAGTTCCTTTATTGTTTTCATTGTGTACGATTATTGTTGCAACAAAAAATAGATTGAGAGTGCAAGACACGCCCAAACCTGTAAATGCAGTATAACATGAAGTGTGTTTGGTACAACGTTGGTGCCGCGTTTTGGCAGAAAATGGTGTGTTTTACGATATTCTCTAAACCCGTGCTTGTGTTGCTCAGAGCTACCCCAAATATAAGGAATCCACCAGGCGCACAAGGTGCCAAGCGTAAGTATGCTGTAAAAAATAATCAAAATAATGGAAACGCGTTCTGGAAAGTATGGTTGGTACCGAACGGTGAGCAACAATGGCAGCAATACGAAACTGGTATTAATGCAGGTGGTGAGTACACGGTCGTTAAACGAATGTGCTTTTTTGAGATCGGGAATATTGGTAAATGGTGGGACATGAATCCAATCATGTCCCACCATAAATAGTAACAAAGTAATTTGCAGAATAATAAAAACTACTACTGCATCAACAATCATTATGCACTTCTTCGGTTTCGTGAATCTCTGTTGTTATCACGAGAGCGGTAATCGCGGCTTCTGTTGTCAGAACCACGGCTATCATTGCCACGGTTGTCGTTGCTTCTGTTGTTGTCTCTGCGTGGGCTTAAACGACGAGGTCTGCCGCTGCTTTGTTGTTGTTTTTCTCTGTATACATCTTGCACCACGTGAACGCGATGCGCTTTGTCGATGATCGGTGTGCTTTGCATTTGGCTGATACTTGTTTTTAGTTTGCTTTCAGGAACGGCAATAAACGTCTTGTTTCTCAAAACGCGTAACTTGCTCACGTCTTGTGGCTCAATACCACACACCGCTAAAATGTACTCGCTGATCATGTCTTCGTCAAGTCCATCATCTTGCCCAAGTTCAATACAAATTTCTTGAGGAATCTGTGCATTGTGACCATAAGCGGAAGATGAACCGCGTTCAGTAAATTCAGTATCGTGTGCATCTTCGCGAATGCCTTGCAAGAACTTTTCTTTCAACGCAACAGCGAAGGAATAACGAATTTCTTGGTCGGTGAATGAGTTAATAAGCTCAGTCAACGCTTTGTCTACACCCGTTTCTTTAATAGCGATTTTTTTAGCTTGTTCAATAAAATCAGCAATGCCGCTCATTTTAGCGGTAATGATTGAATCGATTGGTGGCACGGCAATTTCAGACAATGATGTTTTTACAACGGCTTCAATGCGCTTGAGGCGATATCGTTCTGAGCCAGTAATAAACATAATTGCGATGCCTTCTTTACCGGCACGGCCTGTACGGCCAATGCGGTGGACATATGCTTCAGATTCATCAGGAATCGAGTAGTTGATAACGTGAGTCAAATCTGAAACGTCAATACCACGACCAGCAACGTCAGTTGCGATCAAGATAGAAAAGTCTCTGTTTTTAAAACCTTTGATAACATGATTACGCAATGTTTGTTTCATATCACCATGTAAACAGTTAACTTTAAAGCCTCTGCTTGCCAATTCTTCGGTAACTTCAGTTGTCAAAGTTTTTGTGCGACAAAAGATAATACCATAAAAACTTGGTGCTGCTTCAATAAAGCGGATAGTTGCTTCAAGGCGTTTTTTCATCGGCACCATGCAATAATATTGCTTAATGCATGCGCTTGATGGAGCGCCTTGTGATGATTTAATGCTGATCACATTTTTCATGTGTGAGCGGATTAATTTTTGAATACCAGACATGACTGTTGCTGAATACAACCAAATGCTGCGTTCTTCAGGAACAAATTTTAAAATGGCATCAATTTCAAGCATGAAGCCCATGTCGAGCATGATATCCGCTTCGTCCAATACTAAAACTTTAAGACCATCAAGTTTGAGAGTCTTGCGTTCCAAGTGGTCATTGATACGGCCCGGTGTACCAATGATAATGTGTACGCCGCGTCTCAGTGCAGAAATTTGAGCGTTGATAGGCATGCCGCCACAAATGTGTTCAATAACAATGCCGGTACCTTTTGAAACATTTTTAAGGCTTTCATAGATTTGCAAAACAAGTTCGCGTGTTGGTGCCATAACCAAGCCTTGAACCGCCTTGTTGGTTGGGTCAATAGCGTGGATAAGTGGGATACCAAATGCTAATGTTTTGCCGGTTCCGGTTTGTGCTTGTACGTGCACGTCTTGTTTAAAATTTTCGAGTAAAAGTGGAACGACGTCAGATTGTACAGGCGTTGGTGTGGAAAAGCCAAGAGTCTTGAGTGCATCGTGCATTTGTGGCATGAGTAAAAAATCATCAAACGTATTATTCACAGTGTCCTTCGGTTTAAATTAGTAATTCTTCCAATATCAGAATCTGCGAATAATGCTGAAGCTCACTCGACACATCGGATATATTCATATAGATACGGGTACCTACTATCTTATTTTACTCGACTTTGACAAAAAATACTACCGCCAAATAACATATTTGTCATTAAAAGAGGCCAGTGGGCCGATTCAATGGATCTATTGGCCTCTTTTTAATAATTTATTCAGCGAGAAAAAAGCCTAAAAAATGGCCTTTTGTAAGCTTCGGATGTTGTTTTATAGCCATTCGTTTGCCATGATGGCTTTGTAATCGTCTTTGAATTTGGCATGATCGGGCTGATGAACGGTCAAATTGCCGTTATCGACATCATTAACTACCCAAGGTTGTGCGGGCACAATGTTGCTCTTTTCAAGAATAGAGAGAATAAGGCTTGAATCTTTCAAAATGTATACGTGGGTGTCAGAATCTTGTTGTGTAATAAAATAGACATTTTCAAAGCCATTTTCTTTCAGACCATAGTACAGAGCGCATGCGCCTTGGTATGGCAGACAGCGGTCATGGGTCGAATGAACAAGGACGATAAGAATCTTTTTATTCGTTAATTTTGCGATTGATTTGATCACTTGCATGCCTGCGGGGTCGTAGGCTGGAAATATGAATTTTTTAGCAATGCGGGGTGCTGTTGATTGAACGATCCAATCAGGCAACCAGGCCAATTGGTGGGCGTTGTGAATAATCGCGCTGTTACCGCTGGCCATTGGTGCTTCCAAAATTAAAGCCTTGAGATTTGTTTGTGCTTCAGGATGTTTGGCTAAAAAGTTAAGTGCCGTTGCCGTTCCCTGCGATGTTGCGTGAATGATATAATCCGAATTTTTCGCATTGGCATTTTGATAACAATCTTCAAGATATTTGATGCAGTTATCTTGGCCCAAATCAATTGTTTCTTGCGCGGTTGGAATATCAACCATAAGAATCTTTTCTGGTGATACACCCACTTGCTGAGCGACATAATATTGGTTACTGCCCAAGCCGTTTTGACCAGGAATTGCAAAAATTTTATAGTCAGCGTTGGCTGCGCCATGAAGATGCGAACAAAAAAAGATTACGCCAAGAATTATTTTTTTTAGAACGTTTTTCATGTTTGCCCCATTTTTTTTAAAGAAATAGTCTTTTTTTGGGATAAATCCCCCGCCAATTTCCAGTATCTCAAAAATGATAAAACTTGTAAAACGCCCGTCAGATAGATTTTTTAGGATTAATTTTAGATATAAGGTTCAAAGCTTTCATAATCAAGTTGCCGATGATATTCAGACAAAAGCAGCAAGGCAAATAGTGTAGCTCGGAGTAATTTTTTTTGCTTACTTGCTACAACAAGGTTTTGTAAGCCTGTAGCTCGGTCTTTAGTGCGCAAGTTGAGATGTTGTGCGGCATCATCAATATCTTTATTTATCGAGTATTCTGCAATCTCTTTAAGAATCCAGATGCTTGAACGGCGCCATTTGTGCCAGGCAAGTTTTTCTAGGTCTCGGTCATCGGCTGCTCGGGCACCCATAATGCAAGCAAGTGCGAGCGGAAAAGGAATAATGCTTTTTTTTGCTTGTATTTCTGGTTCTGGTTTGTATTGATACAATAAAGAAAATAAATTTCTGACTAGTTCTCTTTCTTCATCGCAAGCTCCTTCTATGCCGGTGTTTGCTAGTGATTGATAGAGTTCCAGGAGTGGCGTTGGGGTTGTTTCTTTTTCTGTATGTTTTAGTGTAAGGATTATTTGTTCTTGGGCGAATTTTATTCCCTCTTCATTAAAAAAATCAAGAGAGCCATCGATGGGTGTTGCGCCGATGCAAAGATAAGGTTTTTGATAAGAACGTGCATCTTTGCTGCTGCTTGCAGTAAAAATTTTAGTACTCATCAAAAGTAACAGCACAAACATTTTTTTCATACAAAACCTTCTTTTTATACACAATTATCATTTGTTGTGATGACCGTACTGAAATTAAGAAAGGCAAGTCAATTGTATGGCAAAAAAGAGTGATTAACTTATCACGCAACCCAGTCTTTTATTTTTACGCACTGTTCAAGCTCTTGCACATTTTCACAACTTTCAACAATTATGCCTGCTTCAAGATAATAAACGCGATCAACCATACCACGCACAAAGCTCATGTCCTGGCTTGAAAAGCCGATTGTCAAACCGTTGGCGGCAAGCTTTTTGAGTAACGCAATCAAGATGGTGGTGTTGGCCGGATCAAGCGAAGCGGTTGGTTCATCAAACAGCATAACGCGTGGTTGCAAGCACAAAGCACGTGCAATGGCAACGCGTTGTTGCTGGCCGCCAGAAAGTTGGTTTGGGTAGCGATTTGCAAAATCAGTCATGTCCAAATCTTGCAAACAGTTGAGCGCGCGTTGCCGCGCTTGCTCGTACGCTTGCCCATGAACAAGCAGCGGATCGATGCAATTTTCAAGAACGGTCAGTTGTGGAAACAGATTAAAATCTTGAAAGACGTAGCCAATTTCTTCAGAGCGTTGGCGTGCGGTAAGCGTAGAAAGTTTTTTATCATTCACGATAATGTTTCCGCTGGTCGGCATCATCAAGCCCGCCAAGGTTTTAAGCAACGTTGTTTTGCCCGCCCCGCTCTTGCCAATAAAGCTCGTGATGCGCCCCGCGGTTAATGAACAGGATACATTTTGTAATAACGGTTGGTTGTTGATGGCGACGGTAAGATTTTTAACGCTGATCATGAGCAAGCCTTTCGATTAATAAGCCATGCTAAGCAATTTAACATTCCTGAAAACAGTAAATAAATAACGGCAATGGTAAGGTAGACGGGGAGTGGGTTGAGTTCGCGCGAGATGATATTCATGCCAACGCGCGTTAGCTCGGTCACGCCAATCGTGGCCAGTAGTGAGGTACTTTTGAGCAGTTGTTCCAGTTCGCCGATCAGTGGCGGTAGGGCATGTTTAAGCGCTTGTGGCGCAATAATTCTTTTAATAGTTTGTGGCAATGAGTAACCCAGCACAAAGCAGGCATCCCACTGGCCGCGCGGAATCGCATTAATCTGCGCTCGTACAATTTCGGTAACATACCCGCTTGAGCAGATTGCCAACGCGCCGGTCGCTGCAAAAAATGCTGGCAGGTTAATACCAATCAGTTGCGGCAACACAAAGTACGCTAGTAAAATCTGTACATAAACGGGGATGCCTTTTGTCACAAACGTATAAATTCTGATCGTAGCAATAATGCCGCGTGAGCCGATTTGTTGGCAGCTGATAATGCCCAGGCAGGTGCCTAGTATCATGCTGATGGTGCCGGCAAAAAGCCAGGCACCAAGCGTTACACAACTGCCGTTGAATAATAAAACACTGTAGTTTGTCAGCGCGTTCATGCTAGCCCCCATTTTGTTTCGAAGGTGGCGATGGCGCCGCTCTTTTTTAATTGTTCGACGGCGGCTTCAACATTACGAATCAGTTCGGTGTTATTTTTTTTGATCATGATACCGCTGCCGCGCAAAAAATCTTCTTCGTCAAGCGGCATGTCGACGATTTGAATTTCTGGATATTTTGCCTTAAATTTTTGCGCAATGGCTTGGTCAACAAATGCTGCATCAGCTTTGCCGTACTGAATGTTTAAGAGCGCATCATCGATCTTTTCTGTTGGTAAAATAAAGATGTCGCGGTATTTATTGATGATAGAACTTTGGGCTGATGTGGGCTCAACGCACACGGTCATGCCTTTCAGATCCGCCAGCGTGGTAATGCCAGCCGGAACTTTTTGCCAAAAAATAAGTGGGTTAGTTGTTTTGATTTCGGTATTTTGGTAGCTCACCATCGCAAACTTTTGTAAGCGTTCGCTGGTGATGGTCATGTCCCAGATGACAACGTCAACGGAGCCTTGTTCAAGTGTCATCAAAAGTGGTGCCATGGAACCAAGATCTTGCAGGACCAATGTTTTGCCTAGCTTTGCGGCCAGCGCTTGTGCAACATCGATATCAAAACCTTCGTAGTCGCCCTTTTCGTTCATGCTGACAAATGGCGCGTAGCCGCCTACCGTGCCAACAACCAACGTGTTCGTAGTTTGTTTTTTAGTGGTAAAACGGCATGTTGACCACGCAACTAAACTCATGCAAATGAATACAAAGCATGCAAAAAACATGTTAACTGAAGCTTTCATGACAAAGCCTTTCGTATAAAAAAAACAGCAAGTGTGTGCACAAAAGTGTGCAAGTACTCGGCGGTTTTGGAAAACTAAAAAAATATAAACAACAACGCTTAAAGCGTTTTAACTAATTAAAAAAATGGGAATAAGTGCTCAGAATTAATGAGCGCGATGATGATGAAGATGGGAATGAGAAAGTGCTTGAATAGCAACTGATGATGCTAAAGCATCGAAAGAGTTTGTGATTGAGCGAGCGTTTTGCGTGCTGCGTAACTGGCTTGCCAGTTCTTGCATTGGCGCTGCGGCGCATGTTTTCTTCATGAGAAGTCCCTCATTGAAAAAGAATTAATAAAATCACTATTCAGCTCCAGTATACTTTTATTGAGATAATCTTGTCAAATGTGAGAAAAATGATTGGATTAATCCTAAAAAAGTGCGCAATATAATCTTTTTTAAATTATGCGTTTTCTTGGCGCAGGGCTACCCAAATAATCAATTTGTTGAAATTTTCATAATAATTATAGTATGTACTAAAGCATGTACTAAATAAAAATAAAAGGATGCTAAATATTTATGAGGGTTTATGAACCAAATAGTATCAAAGATAATCAAGGTTGTTTCGCTTTTTTTTTCTTTTTCCACACTTGTGTGTTGTGCTTTGCCGGCATTTTTAGGGCTGATGGGTTTTGGTGCTGCATTTGCAGGGCTTGTTGCTATTTTTCCATTTCTTATAACCTTAAGCAAAATTAAGATATGGTTATTTATTGCAGGCTTTATCCTTCTTGGAATTAATGCTTATTATGTTTTTTTCAAAATTCAACAAGAATGTCCTATTTCAATTTCGCCTAGTCATCAAGAACACAATTCTGGATGTGATATAGCAACTAACTTAAATAAGACAATGTTTTTTATTTCAGCAGCGATACTTTTAATTGGTTTTTTTATGGCATATCTTGCGCTTCCATTATTTAAATTTTTGGGAATCATGTAACAAATTTAAGGTAGACATGAAAAAGATTTTTTATCTATTGCTTAGTGTCTTTTTGTTTTGCTCAAAACAACTTTGGGCGCATGAACCTCTTTTTGGGCTAGGGCCTGAGCTTATTAGGACGGGAGGTTTTGCCATTGAGGGCGAAATTGAGCATGAAAAAAGGGGTTACGAAAAGGAAACAACGGTAAATTATGACATTATGTATGGCGTTACCGAATACCTTGCCATATCTGCAGAAATTCCTTTTTTTATTAACAAAGAAGATTTAGATGAACAAACTAATCAGATTAATAAATCAGCGGGGCTTGGAAAAATAGAAATACGAGCAAAGTTACGAATATACAAAGATTATCTGTATGGAAAAAGAGACCAAGCGGTACTCATTGGAGGCTTTAGATTGCCTACTGTTGGTTTGCACAAAAATCCTTTCTTAGAAAATCGATTGCTTGATTTTATTATTGCACTGGCAGCTGGTAGGGAAATGCTAAAAAATAGTTACTTTGGTACTGTCGCATATGATATTAAAACACAAGCAAATGGTCTTCAAGATGGGAATGAGTTAACATTAACCCTTGCTGCTGGATTTAGACCGGAAACAGCTACTTATTACAATTTGGACTGGTTATTTTTTATTGAAATTGATGGTGTTTTTACCGCAAAAGACAGAAGCGCTGATCAAGAAGATCAAGATTCGGGTGGGTATGTATTTTTTATTGGCCCAACGATTTTTGCATCGAAAAAAAATATATTACTTAAAGCTGGTATACAGGTACCAATGATTGAGCATGTAAATGGTCAACAAGTTAAACATGATTTGCGATTTGCCGTAGGTCTTGACCTTCATTTTTAAATAAATTAAGGAGATTTTTAAGATGATGAACTCAATCATTATCAAAAGAACAGTTGTTTTGTATTTTTTTATTCTGATATTTGCTTCAGTACATTCCCAAATGGATAGCATAAAGCAGCCTGATGCCAAGGGAAGTGTACAAGAGCTGATTGTTAAAATTAAAGGTATGGTGTGTCCATTTTGTTCTTATAGTTTGGAAAAGGCGCTTGAAGCCTTACCCTATATTCAGAAGGTAAAAAATATTGACTTGCAAAGTGGTAAGGTTGATTTAATAATTAAGGGAAATACATCAAAATCACTTGGTGAGATTGAAAAAAGCCTTGATGATACGATAAAAAAAGCAACATTTTCTTTTGATGGCATTGATACAATCTTTGCTACCGGCGTTGTAAAAAAGGATGATTTTGGATTTTTTGCAAATGTGGTAGGATCAAAAATCTATTT includes these proteins:
- a CDS encoding DEAD/DEAH box helicase, whose translation is MNNTFDDFLLMPQMHDALKTLGFSTPTPVQSDVVPLLLENFKQDVHVQAQTGTGKTLAFGIPLIHAIDPTNKAVQGLVMAPTRELVLQIYESLKNVSKGTGIVIEHICGGMPINAQISALRRGVHIIIGTPGRINDHLERKTLKLDGLKVLVLDEADIMLDMGFMLEIDAILKFVPEERSIWLYSATVMSGIQKLIRSHMKNVISIKSSQGAPSSACIKQYYCMVPMKKRLEATIRFIEAAPSFYGIIFCRTKTLTTEVTEELASRGFKVNCLHGDMKQTLRNHVIKGFKNRDFSILIATDVAGRGIDVSDLTHVINYSIPDESEAYVHRIGRTGRAGKEGIAIMFITGSERYRLKRIEAVVKTSLSEIAVPPIDSIITAKMSGIADFIEQAKKIAIKETGVDKALTELINSFTDQEIRYSFAVALKEKFLQGIREDAHDTEFTERGSSSAYGHNAQIPQEICIELGQDDGLDEDMISEYILAVCGIEPQDVSKLRVLRNKTFIAVPESKLKTSISQMQSTPIIDKAHRVHVVQDVYREKQQQSSGRPRRLSPRRDNNRSNDNRGNDSRGSDNRSRDYRSRDNNRDSRNRRSA
- a CDS encoding amino acid ABC transporter ATP-binding protein, whose product is MISVKNLTVAINNQPLLQNVSCSLTAGRITSFIGKSGAGKTTLLKTLAGLMMPTSGNIIVNDKKLSTLTARQRSEEIGYVFQDFNLFPQLTVLENCIDPLLVHGQAYEQARQRALNCLQDLDMTDFANRYPNQLSGGQQQRVAIARALCLQPRVMLFDEPTASLDPANTTILIALLKKLAANGLTIGFSSQDMSFVRGMVDRVYYLEAGIIVESCENVQELEQCVKIKDWVA
- a CDS encoding amino acid ABC transporter permease — encoded protein: MNALTNYSVLLFNGSCVTLGAWLFAGTISMILGTCLGIISCQQIGSRGIIATIRIYTFVTKGIPVYVQILLAYFVLPQLIGINLPAFFAATGALAICSSGYVTEIVRAQINAIPRGQWDACFVLGYSLPQTIKRIIAPQALKHALPPLIGELEQLLKSTSLLATIGVTELTRVGMNIISRELNPLPVYLTIAVIYLLFSGMLNCLAWLINRKACS
- a CDS encoding amino acid ABC transporter substrate-binding protein; its protein translation is MKASVNMFFACFVFICMSLVAWSTCRFTTKKQTTNTLVVGTVGGYAPFVSMNEKGDYEGFDIDVAQALAAKLGKTLVLQDLGSMAPLLMTLEQGSVDVVIWDMTITSERLQKFAMVSYQNTEIKTTNPLIFWQKVPAGITTLADLKGMTVCVEPTSAQSSIINKYRDIFILPTEKIDDALLNIQYGKADAAFVDQAIAQKFKAKYPEIQIVDMPLDEEDFLRGSGIMIKKNNTELIRNVEAAVEQLKKSGAIATFETKWGLA
- a CDS encoding heavy-metal-associated domain-containing protein, whose protein sequence is MMNSIIIKRTVVLYFFILIFASVHSQMDSIKQPDAKGSVQELIVKIKGMVCPFCSYSLEKALEALPYIQKVKNIDLQSGKVDLIIKGNTSKSLGEIEKSLDDTIKKATFSFDGIDTIFATGVVKKDDFGFFANVVGSKIYLNDTHKKGDTLSKEKESRMAHFVDESSVIEIIALIHKHPDGSFGVSDLKNMKPAVTE